The Acidobacteriota bacterium genome segment ATCGACCTCAGAAACAGGGTTATGGGTGCCTTCGTATTTCTGGGGGGCCTGGGAACGGTTTTTCTCCTGGCCCTTTTCTCGATCATCGCCCGGAGCATGACGCGGCCGATGCGGGACCTCGTCGATGCCACGGAGAGAATCGCCCGGGGTGATCTCGATCACCGCCTGCGCGTCGAAAGACGCGATGAGGTCGGTCAATTGGCCGCCGCGTTCAACCGGATGACGGATGATCTGAAGAGCGCCCGGGAAAGCCGGATCGAATGGGGACGCACTTTGGAAAAACGGGTCGAGGAGCGGACGCAGGAGTTGCGGGATATGCAGGACGCACTCGTTCAGTCGGAGAAACTGGCCTCCCTCGGAAAAATGGCGGCCGGCGTCGCCCACGAAATCAACAATCCGCTGACGTCCATTCTCATCCAGACCCATCTTCTTCTTGAAAAATGCGATTCGGGCGGCGAGGCCAGAAGCTCGTTGAATCTCATCGCCGAAGAGGCGGAGCGCTGCACGCAGATCGTTCGGGGGCTTCTCGAGTTTTCCCGAAAAATGCCGGCCCGGACCGCCCCCGAGGATGTCAACGGTCTCGTCGAAAGAACCCTGCAGCTTCTGACGAACCAGATCGCGGTGCGCAGCATCGCCCTCATCAAATCCCTGGATCCCGCGCTGCCTTCCGTGGAACTCGACAGAAACAAGATGCAGCAGGTTTTTTCCAATCTTGTCATCAATGCCTGCGAGGCCATGCCCTCCGGCGGAACGCTGACCGTGTCCACCCGTCCCGGGGCGGACGGAGACGGCATCGAAGTGTCTTTCGCCGATACGGGGGGGGGGATCCCTGCGGAGAATTTGAAAAAAATATTTGACCCGTTTTTCACGACCAAAAATTTCGGGACCGGACTCGGCCTGGCCGTGAGCTACGGGATCGTCCGCCAGAGTGGCGGAACCATTCAAGTCCGAAGCGAACCTGGACGAGGTTCGGAATTCATTGTCCGGATTCCCCTGGAATTCCGGGCCGAGACAAGCGAAGCGGAGGAGGTTTCCCCATGACTCAACCTGTTCGAAAAAGAATTCTTGTTGTTGATGATGAACAGATCGTCTGCAAGAGCATCCGGCAGGCTCTCGTCCGGGATGATGTCATCGTCGACATCGCGTTGTCCGCCGATGAAGCCCTCCGGCTGGAAAAGGCCGGTCCTTACGACGTCATCATCATCGACCTCATGATGCCGGGCGTCAGCGGCCTGGATCTCTTGAAATCCCTCAAGGAAATGAGTGTGAAAGCCCGGATCATCATGATCACGGGATACCCGACCATGCGGAACACCATCCAGGCCATGCAGATCGGCGCCTTTGAATTCCTCCCCAAACCCTTTCTTCCGTCCGACCTGCGCGGCGCCGTCGACCGCGCCCTGGAAACCCAACCGGACTGATCGGCGACCGGATCTGTGCGGAAAAAACGCCGGTTCTTCGCTCCTTTTTAAGCGTTTTTTCCCTTTCAGGCGTGCCGATCTCACCATTCCGGCTGCGTCGCAGCCCACTCGACGTAGCCTCACTACGCCTTCGTGGGCCGCATCCTTGCCGGAACGGCAATCTCGGCCCGCGCACAACTCCGGAAAAGCAAGCCGTCGGAGGGCAGAGCCGATATTCTCGCTCAGGTTTTGATGGCGGATTTGAGGGTGGCGCCGATGTCGGCCGGACTCTGCGCCACGTGGACGCCGGCCGCCTTCAGTGCCTCCATTTTCTCCGCGGCCGTACCTTTTCCGCCGGCGATGATGGCGCCGGCGTGGCCCATGCGGCGTCCGGGAGGCGCCGTCTGGCCGGCGATGAAGCCGACGACGGGCTTTTTGAACTCCGCCTTGATGTAGGCGGCGGCCTCCTCTTCGGCCGAACCGCCGATCTCTCCGATCAGAATGACGGCCTCGGTTTCGGGGTCGTCCTTGAAGAGTTTCAAAAGATCGACGAATTTCAACCCCACGATGGGGTCGCCGCCGATGCCGACGGCCGTGGACTGGCCGAATCCCTGCTGGGTCACCTGCTGCACCGCCTCATAGGTCAGTGTGCCGGACCGGGAGATGATGCCGACGGTTCCGGGAGAGTGGATGGGACCGGGCATGATGCCGATTTTGCACTTTCCGGGGGAAATCACGCCCGGCGTGTTCGGGCCGATCAGCCGGACGGGATGATCCTTGAGAAAGGTCTTGACCCGGATCATGTCGTAAGTCGGAATCCCTTCCGTGATGCAGACGACGAGTCCGACTCCGGCTGCGGCCGCCTCCATGATGGCATCGGCCCCGGCGAAAGGGGGAACGAAAATCACGGCCGCATCGGCTTTTTCCGCTGCGACGGCGTCGGCGACGGTGTTGAAAACGGGAATGTCGAGATGTCGCGTTCCGCCTTTGCCCGGAGTCACTCCGGCCACGACGCGCGTGCCGTACTCCGCCATGCGGCCGGTATGGAACGTGCCCTCGCTTCCCGTGATGCCCTGGACGACCACTCGAGTCTCTGCGTTGATCAGAATGCTCATGGGATTCTCCTTTGTTTTCCTTGCGCTATTTCACCAGGGCGACGACCGTCTCGGCCGCCTCCTTCATTCCCGAAGCCCAGGAGAAGGTCAGCCCGGAATCCTTGAGGATTTTCTTGCCCAGATCGACGTTGGTGCCCTCGAGACGGATGACGATGGGGATGTTCGTTCCCAGCTCCTTGGCCGCCTTGACGACGCCCGAGGCGATAAGATCGCAACGCACGATGCCGCCGAAAATGTTGATGAGGGCGCCTTTGACGTCAGGATCCGAGACCAGGATCTTGAAGGCGTTCGTCACCGCCTCCTCGGAAACGCCTCCGCCGACATCCAGGAAGTTGGCCGGCACGCCGCCGCTGTACTTGACGATGTCCATGGTGGCCATGGCCAGACCGGCGCCGTTGACCATGCAGCCGACATTGCCGTCGAGCTTGATGTAGTTGAGATCGTGCTTTGAGGCCTCGACTTCGAGCGGCGATTCTTCGTCGAGATCGCGGAGTTCCCGGATCTCGGGATGACGGTAGAGCGCGTTGTCGTCGAAATTCATCTTGGCGTCGAGCGCCAGAACGTCGCCGTTCTTCGTGATGAGCAGGGGATTGATCTCGGCCAACGAAGCGTCGGTTCCCTCGAACGCCTTATAGAGAGCATCGATGAAGGCCACGGCCTGTTTGAAGGTTGAGCCTTTCAGGCCGAGCTTGAAGGCCAGGTTGCGGGCCTGGAAACCCAGAAGTCCCGTTCCCGGATGAATGAACTCCTTGATGATAAGCTCCGGAGTTTCGGCGGCGACTTTTTCGATCTCCATACCGCCTTCCGTCGATGCCATGATAACGGGCGCCTCCGTGGCCCGGTCGATGACGATACCCAGATAGAGTTCCCGATCGATGTCCAGTGCTTCCTCGACGAGAAGGCTCTTGACCTTCCTCCCCTCGGGTCCCGTCTGGGGCGTGACCAGCGTCATGCCGATCATGTCCGCGGCCAGATTTGCGGCCTGTTCGGGTGTGTCGGCGATCTTGATTCCGCCGCCTTTGCCGCGCCCGCCGGCGTGGATCTGCGCCTTGAGGACGACGCGGGAGCCGAGGCGTTGGGCGATCTCCTGAACCTGGTCCGGTTTCCCGGCGACTTCGCCGCGGGGGACGCGGACACCGTAGCGGGCCAGAATCTGCTTGGCTTGGAATTCGTGGATTTTCATTTTTCCCTCCCGAAATTGCATCGCCGTCGGGCGGCGGGCTGTTTTTTTATAGCAAAGGCGCACGGGGGTGTCAATGATTGAGACGTCTCGCATCTCCTCAAGTCTTGACACCCCAGAAAAAAGAGTCTATAGTTTCGATCTCGCGGCTTCCGACCGGTTTCGGAAAAATTTTAATTTTTTATGATGCATTCATTGCTAAAGCGGCGACACGGAATCTTAATCCCCCTCCCGTTTATCTTTTCCCGCTCCTTGTGCCCGTCGATGTCGTCCGTTCTGTCCCCCCGACCGCCGGATTCCGGTTCCCGGCGCTTGATCTTCAATGAAGGGAGAGGACTCCACACGAGTTCGAAAGGGTGAGTCATGGCGAAACCGAAATTTGCGATTTACTGGGCCGCGAGCTGCGGAGGATGCGAGATCGCCTTCCTCGACATCAAGGAGAAGATCCTGGATTTCGATGCCGCGGCGGAACTGGTGTTCTGCCCCTGCCTCATGGACACCAAGTACTCCGATGTCGAGGCCATGGCCGATGAGGAGATCGATGTCACGCTCTTCAACGGCGGGATCCGCAACGAGGAAAACCTTCATCTGGCCCATCTTCTGCGGCGGAAATCGAAGGTTCTGGTGGCGTTCGGCTCTTGTGCCACCGAAGGGTGCATCCCGGGTCTGGCCAACCTGACGACGAAAGAGGACATCCTGGATTATGTCTATCGCCGATCTCCGTCGGTGGCTCCCGGAAATACCGTGCTTCCGCAACTGGAGACCGAAACGCCGTTCGGGAAGCTCACGCTTCCCGCCATCCACGAAAACCTGAGGACGCTCGGGCAGGTGGTGGATGTCGACTACTTCATGCCCGGCTGCCCGCCCGTCGAGGAGCAGATCTGGGCGGTGGCCGAGGCCGCTCTTTCGGGCAAGCTTCCGCCCAAGGGGTCGCTCGTCGGCGTCAACCCCAAAACGGTCTGCGATGAATGTCCCCGGACGAAGGACGTCAAGAAGGTCAAAGCCTTTCGGCGGCCCCATCTTGTCTCACCCCGGGACATCGATCCCGAGATCTGTCTTCTGGAACAAGGCCTCCTGTGCAACGGCCCGGCCATCCACGCCGGCTGCGGCGCCCTCTGCCCCCGGGTCAACCTGGGTTGCCGCGGCTGCTACGGCCCGGCGGCCGGCATCCAGGATGTCGGGGCCAAACTGGCCGGCGCCATCGCCTCGGTCATCGACAGCGATGATCCGGCCGAAATCGACGGCATCGTCGACCAGATCCTCGATCCGGTCGGAACCTTTTACCGGTTCAACCTGGCCGGTTCGTTTGTGGGGAGACGCGTAAGATGAAAACCATCACCATCGATCCCATCACCCGGCTGGAGGGACACGGCAAGATTTCCATATTCCTCGACGACGCCGGAAACGTCGCCGATGCCTATCTTCAGATCCCCGAGCTGCGCGGGTTCGAGCAGTTCTGCATCGGCCGTCCGGTCGAGGAAATGCCCCGTATTACGACACGGATCTGCGGCGTCTGTCCCGAAGCCCATATGATGGCGGCGGCCAAGGCCTGCGACGCCGTCTATCACTGCGAACTGCCCCGCACGGCCAAGCTGCTGCGGGAGCTTCTTTATGTCGTTTTTTACGTCACCGACCATTCGACGCACTTTTACGCCCTGGGCGGCCCGGACTTCGTCATGGGGCCAACCGCACCCAAAGCCCAGCGCAACATCCTGGGCGTCATTCACAAGGTCGGCGTTGAAATCGGCAAGAAAGTCATCGGCATGCGGGG includes the following:
- a CDS encoding cache domain-containing protein, which codes for MRRFIRRYLDLPLRRKLNLSFLSAAVIGSIIFFVIGTRLVHRTVFSLAQAKVGHDLSAAWMVYNDRLKGLLDTVRLSAAMECVQNALQAGDRPAVVEKLEGIRLEYDMDVFTVTDASGRTVLRTHRPDVFGDDLSGNPILAAALSGRAAAGTRIVSHEELLLDGEELAGRAFFTIVPTPMAVERIEDYEDRGMMMEAAAPVFSERGEFLGALRGGIVLNRNYEIVDLVKDVVFKGERHQDKDIGTATIFQNDLRIATNVLDDQGNRAVGTRVSRDVHQAVLKEGRAWMGRAFVVRDWSITAYEPIRSFEGNIVGMLYVGMLEKPYIDLRNRVMGAFVFLGGLGTVFLLALFSIIARSMTRPMRDLVDATERIARGDLDHRLRVERRDEVGQLAAAFNRMTDDLKSARESRIEWGRTLEKRVEERTQELRDMQDALVQSEKLASLGKMAAGVAHEINNPLTSILIQTHLLLEKCDSGGEARSSLNLIAEEAERCTQIVRGLLEFSRKMPARTAPEDVNGLVERTLQLLTNQIAVRSIALIKSLDPALPSVELDRNKMQQVFSNLVINACEAMPSGGTLTVSTRPGADGDGIEVSFADTGGGIPAENLKKIFDPFFTTKNFGTGLGLAVSYGIVRQSGGTIQVRSEPGRGSEFIVRIPLEFRAETSEAEEVSP
- a CDS encoding response regulator encodes the protein MTQPVRKRILVVDDEQIVCKSIRQALVRDDVIVDIALSADEALRLEKAGPYDVIIIDLMMPGVSGLDLLKSLKEMSVKARIIMITGYPTMRNTIQAMQIGAFEFLPKPFLPSDLRGAVDRALETQPD
- the sucD gene encoding succinate--CoA ligase subunit alpha, with product MSILINAETRVVVQGITGSEGTFHTGRMAEYGTRVVAGVTPGKGGTRHLDIPVFNTVADAVAAEKADAAVIFVPPFAGADAIMEAAAAGVGLVVCITEGIPTYDMIRVKTFLKDHPVRLIGPNTPGVISPGKCKIGIMPGPIHSPGTVGIISRSGTLTYEAVQQVTQQGFGQSTAVGIGGDPIVGLKFVDLLKLFKDDPETEAVILIGEIGGSAEEEAAAYIKAEFKKPVVGFIAGQTAPPGRRMGHAGAIIAGGKGTAAEKMEALKAAGVHVAQSPADIGATLKSAIKT
- the sucC gene encoding ADP-forming succinate--CoA ligase subunit beta, which codes for MKIHEFQAKQILARYGVRVPRGEVAGKPDQVQEIAQRLGSRVVLKAQIHAGGRGKGGGIKIADTPEQAANLAADMIGMTLVTPQTGPEGRKVKSLLVEEALDIDRELYLGIVIDRATEAPVIMASTEGGMEIEKVAAETPELIIKEFIHPGTGLLGFQARNLAFKLGLKGSTFKQAVAFIDALYKAFEGTDASLAEINPLLITKNGDVLALDAKMNFDDNALYRHPEIRELRDLDEESPLEVEASKHDLNYIKLDGNVGCMVNGAGLAMATMDIVKYSGGVPANFLDVGGGVSEEAVTNAFKILVSDPDVKGALINIFGGIVRCDLIASGVVKAAKELGTNIPIVIRLEGTNVDLGKKILKDSGLTFSWASGMKEAAETVVALVK
- a CDS encoding oxidoreductase — encoded protein: MAKPKFAIYWAASCGGCEIAFLDIKEKILDFDAAAELVFCPCLMDTKYSDVEAMADEEIDVTLFNGGIRNEENLHLAHLLRRKSKVLVAFGSCATEGCIPGLANLTTKEDILDYVYRRSPSVAPGNTVLPQLETETPFGKLTLPAIHENLRTLGQVVDVDYFMPGCPPVEEQIWAVAEAALSGKLPPKGSLVGVNPKTVCDECPRTKDVKKVKAFRRPHLVSPRDIDPEICLLEQGLLCNGPAIHAGCGALCPRVNLGCRGCYGPAAGIQDVGAKLAGAIASVIDSDDPAEIDGIVDQILDPVGTFYRFNLAGSFVGRRVR